The following is a genomic window from Chania multitudinisentens RB-25.
TGAAAGTTTACGCGGGCAATGAGCACAATCACGCGGCACAGCAACCGCAAGTTCTGGACATTTAATCGGGATTATAGGCAATGGCTGAAAATCAATACTACGGCACTGGTCGCCGCAAAAGCTCCGCCGCTCGCGTTTTCATCAAGCCGGGCAACGGTAATATCGTTATCAACCAGCGCAGCCTGGAACAGTACTTCGGTCGCGAAACTGCCCGCATGGTAGTTCGTCAGCCGCTGGAACTGGTCGACATGGTTGGCAAACTGGATCTGTACATCACCGTTAAGGGTGGTGGTATCTCCGGTCAAGCTGGCGCTATCCGTCACGGTATCACCCGTGCACTGATGGAGTATGACGAAACTCTGCGTGGCGAACTGCGTAAAGCAGGCTTCGTTACTCGTGACGCTCGTCAGGTTGAACGTAAGAAAGTCGGTCTGCGTAAAGCACGTCGCCGTCCACAGTTCTCCAAGCGTTAATCTTTGCTGCCTCGGCAGTGCGGTTTACGCAAAAACCCGGTGTTTCACCGGGTTTTTTTATGCCTGAAATTTTCGTCAGTGCTTTGAAAATAGGTGGCATGAAGACAATTCAACAGGAAATCGCCGCTGGGTTCCCACAAAACAATCAGAATCTGGTAGACTACCACCCACTTTTGCGCCTGTTCGCTGTGCAGTTGCTGTCAGCCTATCTCCGAGGCCGGTTTTTATGACCTCGGGTTTGCCTGTGTGCTGCTGGCTTGGGGTCAAGATTATTCAGGATAGCAGCCTGAGAGACCCAATAGATTTCAAATTGCGGTAAAGTTACGGTTTGAAAGACGATGGGAAGTTGGCTATTCGCAGTATTTTCTAGATAAACTTGGAGGTTTTCATG
Proteins encoded in this region:
- the rpsI gene encoding 30S ribosomal protein S9 — protein: MAENQYYGTGRRKSSAARVFIKPGNGNIVINQRSLEQYFGRETARMVVRQPLELVDMVGKLDLYITVKGGGISGQAGAIRHGITRALMEYDETLRGELRKAGFVTRDARQVERKKVGLRKARRRPQFSKR